GGAGTCGGCGGCACGCGACGCCCAGGCCGTGCCGACCATCTGGGAGCGCATCGACGTTCCCCGAGGCACCCGCACCTCCCTGAGCCACGAGCGCATCGCCGAGGCCGCCATCGCCCTGGCCGACGCCGAGGGCCTGGACGCCGTGTCGATGCGCAAGCTGGCCGAGAGCCTGGGCGTGGCGACGATGGCGCTGTACCGGTACGTGAACAGCAAGGACGAACTGCTGGAGCTGATGACGGACGCGGTCGGTACCGCCTCCGAACTCGTCGCCGACCCGAACGACTGGCGCGCGGTGTTCCGCGAGGCCGCCCGCCGCCGTCGCGACACCACGCTCGCGCACCCCTGGCTTCCGGCGGCTCAGGCGCAGGTCCCGACCAGCCTGACGCCCAACCGCAACCTGGCGTTGGAGCGCATGCTCGCCGCCCTGGAACCGTTGTCGCTGACCGGGGATCAGAAGATGCGGCTCATCAGGGCCCTGGATTCCTACGCGCGCGGCGCCACCGACGGCGAGGTGAACCAGCGGACGATGCTGGAGCGGCGCGGCTACGGGGCGGACGGGGATGTCAGGCTTCTGCTGCGCTCGAACATGCAGTGGCTGCTGCGCAGCGGGCGGTATCCGCTGTTCTCCCAGCTGGTGCTGGAGGGACTCGCGCCAGTGGACGCGGAGGCGGAGTTCGAGTTGGGGCTCGAGGCGATGCTGGACGGGTTGGCGGCGCGGTTCGGGATTTGAGGCTTGACCGCTTTCCCCTTGCCGCCGTTGCCATCGGCGCGCGTCGCCCGGCGGTGTTTCAGCCCAAGCGCCGGGCCGCGACCTCCGCCGCCACCTCGCCGACCTCGCTCAGCAACGCCGGCGCGAGCTTCCACTGCTGCCAGTACAACGGCACGTCGACCGGCCGCTCCGGCGCCAGTTCCACCAGCTCCACCTGCCCGAACTGCCTCGCCTGCACGTCCGGGATCAGCCCCCACCCGAAGCCGGACTCCACCGCGTACAGGTAGGCGTCGGTCGCCGGCAGGTAGTGGCGCGGTCCGCTGGCGGGGACCCCGATGCCGCGCAGGAAGCCGTCCTGCAGGTCGTCCTTGCGGTTGAAGATGATGACCGGCGCGACGGTGAGCGCGGCGGCGAGGTCGGTCGCGCCGACGCCGTCCGGCAGCCACCGCCGGACGAAGCCGTGCGTGGCCACGGCGCGGTACCGCATCCGCGCCAACGGCCGTACCACGCAGCCCTGCACCGGCTTCGGCGACGACGAGATGGCCGCCATCACCAGCCCGGCCCGAAGCAGCTCGTCGGTGTAGTCCTGGTCCTCGCGGTGAAGGTCGAAGCAGACCGCCGCGTTGGCGCTGAAGCGGGCCGTCACCTCGGGGAACCAGGTGCTCAGCGAGTCGGAGTTCACCGCGATCGACAGCGTCTGGACCGGCACGCCGCGTCCCGGGCCGCCGGAGCCCGTGCCGTCGCCGCTGTCGCCGTAGCCGCCACCGGAGCTCGAGGCCCCGGTGAGCCCCAGCTCCGCACGCGCGCTGTCCTCCAGCCACGCCAACTGCCGCGCGAACCGCACCACCGCGACGCCGGACTCGGTCGGCCGCAGCGGCTTGGACCGCACCAGCAGCACCCGCCCCGTACGCTGCTCCAACGCCTTGATCCGCTGGCTGACCGCGGATGGCGTGACGTGCAGGATCCGCGCCGCGGCCTCGAACGTCCCGGCGTCCACGGCCACCAGGAGCGTCCGCACGTGGTCCAGCGGCAGATCCGTCATCATGATCTCTAATGATACGCAAGAAAAGTTAGCTGGCCTGCGGATCACACACCTTCCTAGCATCGTGCTCATGACCACCCCCCTCGCGGCCGCCGCGGCCGGCCTCGGCACCGGCCTGTCCCTGATCGTCGCCATCGGCGCGCAGAACGCCTACGTCCTGCGCCAGGGCATCCGCCGCGAGCACGTCACCCCGATCGTCGCGATCTGCGCGGCCTCCGACGCGGTCCTGATCGCGGCCGGCATCGGCGGCCTGGGCGCGCTGGTCCGCTCGATGCCGACGGTGGTGACCGCGATCGCCTGGATCGGCGCCGCGTTCCTGGTGACCTACGGCCTGCTCGCCGCCCGCCGCGCCTGGAAGCAGCAGGACCACCTGGCCGCCGAGGGCGCGGGGGAGAAGTCCCTGCGCACAGCCGTCCTGACCTGCCTGGCCCTGACCTGGCTCAACCCCCACGTCTACCTCGACACGGTCCTGCTGCTGGGCACCGTCGGCAACAGCTACGGCAGCATGGACTGGTACTTCGCCCTCGGCGCCACCGCCGGCAGCATCCTGTGGTTCGCAGGCCTCGGATTCGGCGCCCGGCGCCTCGGGAAGGTCCTCGCACGGCCCAAGGCCTGGCGCGTGCTGGACGGCATCATCGCGGTCACGATGATCACGCTCGGCGTCGCGATGGTCGCCAGAAGCTGAGCTCCGCTATAGCATCACGGCTCGTGGGGGATTTGGTCTTCACAAGACCACGCAA
The window above is part of the Catenulispora sp. EB89 genome. Proteins encoded here:
- a CDS encoding LysE/ArgO family amino acid transporter, whose translation is MTTPLAAAAAGLGTGLSLIVAIGAQNAYVLRQGIRREHVTPIVAICAASDAVLIAAGIGGLGALVRSMPTVVTAIAWIGAAFLVTYGLLAARRAWKQQDHLAAEGAGEKSLRTAVLTCLALTWLNPHVYLDTVLLLGTVGNSYGSMDWYFALGATAGSILWFAGLGFGARRLGKVLARPKAWRVLDGIIAVTMITLGVAMVARS
- a CDS encoding TetR/AcrR family transcriptional regulator, with product MAKTKSGCGPAADAADPAGADAADGAAESAARDAQAVPTIWERIDVPRGTRTSLSHERIAEAAIALADAEGLDAVSMRKLAESLGVATMALYRYVNSKDELLELMTDAVGTASELVADPNDWRAVFREAARRRRDTTLAHPWLPAAQAQVPTSLTPNRNLALERMLAALEPLSLTGDQKMRLIRALDSYARGATDGEVNQRTMLERRGYGADGDVRLLLRSNMQWLLRSGRYPLFSQLVLEGLAPVDAEAEFELGLEAMLDGLAARFGI
- a CDS encoding LysR family transcriptional regulator ArgP; this translates as MTDLPLDHVRTLLVAVDAGTFEAAARILHVTPSAVSQRIKALEQRTGRVLLVRSKPLRPTESGVAVVRFARQLAWLEDSARAELGLTGASSSGGGYGDSGDGTGSGGPGRGVPVQTLSIAVNSDSLSTWFPEVTARFSANAAVCFDLHREDQDYTDELLRAGLVMAAISSSPKPVQGCVVRPLARMRYRAVATHGFVRRWLPDGVGATDLAAALTVAPVIIFNRKDDLQDGFLRGIGVPASGPRHYLPATDAYLYAVESGFGWGLIPDVQARQFGQVELVELAPERPVDVPLYWQQWKLAPALLSEVGEVAAEVAARRLG